The Vicia villosa cultivar HV-30 ecotype Madison, WI linkage group LG1, Vvil1.0, whole genome shotgun sequence genome includes a region encoding these proteins:
- the LOC131644803 gene encoding protein PLASTID TRANSCRIPTIONALLY ACTIVE 12, chloroplastic: MSSIQANLVPNLSFNHFQTSTHLVGVGNLQCRVDLRKSRRKLPSYSCIRCEKKDEVNKDEEKKDDVIDYVTVERPPYYSYMDPTSGQLEPASGARASIPEVEYWPEGTVEQVRADSAPTPTGESLGSPSYGSNPGSRRKSYRTSVSGSSDEPNVEGDVEGSAELIDTGFPEVLVEQPQEDLEEFSSDYVVYQSEPEDEDTGYKLDKKFGAPHPFIDPKVKKPIEGTLTNEESWWNWRKPEKELWSRWQRRRPDTETVFLKAMAETGQVKLYGEEPTLTETALYRARRHLYKEERLEAEQEKLERIGPMAYYSEWVKAWKGDTSREAIQKHFEETGEDETAQLIEMFSHQTDGEYRIMMGTDIRIRRDPLSMRMREDQIKQIWGGDPVYPTVNYIQDPDEVIDYRGADFHEPTPNMLSFLKEHGKIITREELEKLLEKQKTEQVEVSDIDEAMAKAVDIGENEDEEDSDIDVEDAVAEGEGKGKGKGKGKGKGKRDGDGDGDGDGDGDGDEDEEEEEKEEEKEEDDDESKINRNWSVLKTTPQLRKSKPKPKKEGPMTLNEALDDSENLTDFLLDFEEE; this comes from the exons ATGTCTTCAATTCAAGCCAATCTTGTTCCCAACTTGTCCTTCAATCACTTTCAG ACATCAACACACTTGGTGGGTGTTGGAAATTTACAATGTAGAGTTGATTTGCGAAAATCCAGAAGGAAATTACCTTCCTATAGTTGCATAAGGTGTGAAAAGAAAGACGAAGTTAACaaagatgaagaaaagaaagatgaTGTTATTGATTATGTCACGGTTGAGCGTCCGCCTTATTATAGTTACATGGATCCCACTTCCGGTCAGCTGGAGCCGGCCTCGGGTGCTAGGGCGAGTATTCCGGAAGTTGAGTATTGGCCGGAAGGAACTGTTGAGCAAGTTAGGGCTGATAGCGCACCTACTCCCACGGGAGAATCGTTAGGTTCTCCGTCTTATGGGAGTAACCCTGGTAGTAGGAGGAAGAGTTATAGGACGTCGGTTTCTGGTTCTTCTGATGAGCCCAATGTTGAGGGCGATGTTGAGGGTAGTGCAGAATTGATTGACACTGGTTTTCCTGAGGTTTTGGTTGAACAACCTCAGGAAGATTTGGAGGAGTTCTCGTCGGATTATGTTGTTTATCAGTCTGAGCCTGAAGATGAAGATACTGGGTATAAACTCGATAAGAAATTTGGAGCTCCTCATCCGTTTATTGATCCAAAAGTTAAGAAGCCGATAGAGGGAACACTTACGAATGAGGAATCATGGTGGAATTGGAGAAAGCCGGAGAAAGAACTATGGTCTAGATGGCAAAGGAGGAGACCTGACACTGAAACG gttttCCTGAAAGCAATGGCTGAAACTGGACAAGTAAAGCTTTATGGTGAAGAACCAACATTAACAGAAACTGCTCTTTACCGAGCCAGACGGCATCTTTATAAGGAAGAAAG GCTTGAGGCTGAGCAAGAAAAACTGGAAAGGATTGGTCCAATGGCATACTATTCAGAATGGGTAAAGGCATGGAAGGGAGATACATCTCGTGAAGCTATTCAGAAGCATTTTGAAGAAACCGGTGAAGATGAAACTGCTCAATTAATTGAAATGTTTTCCCACCAAACTGACGGAGAGTATCGCATAATGATGGGGACTGATATTCGCATCCGGAGGGATCCTTTATCAATGCGAATGAGAGAGGATCAGATAAAGCAAA TATGGGGTGGAGATCCAGTTTACCCAACTGTGAACTATATTCAAGATCCAGATGAAGTAATTGACTACAGGGGAGCAGATTTTCACGAACCAACACCAAATATGCTTTCTTTTCTGAAAGAG CATGGAAAAATCATTACAAGGGAGGAGCTAGAAAAGCTTCTGGAAAAGCAAAAGACCGAACAAGTTGAG GTGTCAGACATCGATGAAGCTATGGCTAAAGCAGTCGACATTGGTGAAAATGAA GATGAAGAGGATAGTGATATTGATGTTGAAGACGCGGTAGCAGAGGGAGAGGGAAAGGGAAAGGGAAAGGGAAAGGGAAAGGGAAAGGGAAAGAGAGATGGAGATGGAGATGGAGATGGAGATGGAGATGGAGatggagatgaagatgaagaagaagaagaaaaagaagaagaaaaagaagaagatgacgATGAATCAAAGATTAATCGTAATTGGAGTGTTTTGAAAACTACTCCCCAGCTTCGCAAATCAAAG CCAAAACCAAAGAAAGAAGGTCCCATGACACTGAATGAGGCTCTAGATGATTCTGAGAACTTGACTGATTTCCTCttggattttgaagaagaatga